In Woeseia oceani, one DNA window encodes the following:
- the cueR gene encoding Cu(I)-responsive transcriptional regulator, translating into MKISQAAAATGLSAKRIRYYEEIGLLPATGRNDAGYRLYEAADIHTLRFIRSARRLGFSMPQISTLLELWHDKERSNASVRKIAYAHIDELNGKISELQAMVSALTDLADRCHRSNRPECPILEELEKNAQ; encoded by the coding sequence TACAGGTTTATCGGCGAAACGCATTCGCTACTACGAGGAAATCGGGCTGTTACCTGCCACTGGCCGCAACGATGCGGGCTATCGGCTGTATGAGGCCGCCGATATTCATACCTTGCGGTTCATCCGCAGCGCCCGGCGACTGGGCTTTTCGATGCCGCAAATCTCGACGTTGCTGGAGCTTTGGCACGACAAGGAGCGCAGCAATGCATCTGTCCGAAAGATCGCATACGCGCACATTGATGAGCTGAACGGCAAGATCAGTGAGCTGCAGGCGATGGTAAGCGCGCTGACGGATCTGGCGGATCGTTGTCACCGAAGCAACCGCCCCGAATGCCCTATCCTCGAAGAGCTGGAAAAGAACGCCCAATGA